DNA sequence from the Roseibium sp. HPY-6 genome:
CGACAGCTCCGCCAGCCGTTGGATTTCTTCCGCTTCGTCCCAGATCACATTGAAATAGGTGATGATCCGCTGGACGAGGAACCAGGTTGGCTTCCCCCTCTTGCCATGTTCCAGCGCTGACAGATAAGCGCTCGAAACCGAAAGAGCGGCTGCCATTTCCTTCAGCGAAACCCCCCTTTTTGCCCTTAATTCCCGAATTTTTGCCCCAAGCGGTGTCACGGTTCTACCTTCTTTTTCGTATCCGGACGTAGAGCGCCCCTACCCCACCGTGGCTGGCATGTGCCTCCTCATACCCCAGGACGACCGGACGCAGGTCCGGCATCGTCAGCCACTGGGGAACCATTCTGCGCAAAATACCGCGTTCGTCCATATAGGCGCGTTCCATGGCGCTGCCTTTTCCCGTAATCACAAGCACGACTTTGTGACTGCGCGCCTGTGCCTGATAGAGAAAACCACGCAGCCGGTCATGGGCCTGATGCTGTGTCAGTCCGTGCAGATCGATGCGGGCGTCAATCGCCCTCACGCCTTTGACGATCTTTCGGCGGTATTTCGTTTCAAGCTGGTGAAGCGGTGGCAGGGAAGGTGTTTTCTTCACCGCGACCGGCGCCTTGATGGCTGTTGCCGTATGTGGCGGCTTTGCCGGTTTTGCCGTTTTGGGTTCTGCCGGCGCGGGCTGATCCGCTTCAAGGCTCGCAAGCCTGTCCGGATGCAGCGGCGTCAGTGTTTTCGCGACCTTGCCCCACAATTCCCTGTCTTCAGGTGACAGGTTGCCCTTTTTGCCCCTCTTCGTCATCAATCAGTCTGTCACCGTCTGTCGCCCCGGGTCAGGCTCGTTGGGAACCAGAATGGTGAAGTCCGCCCTGTGGCGGATGTCGCCTGCGATTTCACCGGCATGTGCTCCGGATCCGACAAAGATATCCCCGCGCGCAGGACCCTTGATAGCGGAGCCCGTGTCGTCTGCGACCATGAGCCTGGCGTATGCATTTGCTCCGGTTTCAGGTGTTTCGAAATCCGCATTTACAAAAACGAGTGCGCCGTAAGGCAACTGGCCGGCATCGACAGCAAGGCTCCGGCCCGGAACCAGCGGCAGTCCCGCTGCACCGATGGGCCCCTGATCGGGGGTGGTTTCGTGGACTTCGCGGAAAAAGATATAGGATCGGTTTTCCCTAAAGAGACTGTTCCGCTGATGAGGATTTGCCGATAGCCAAGTCCGAAGGCCCGACATTGTGAAGTCTTCGGGTGCGCCCTCGCCCCGTTTGACCAGAAGCCGTCCGATACCTGTGTAGGGATGCCCGGACTTGCCGGCATATCCGACGCGCATCACGGAGCCGTCGGTCAACCGTAACCGCGCCGAACCCTGTACATGAATGAAATAGGCATCGATCGGATCCGCGAGCCAGACAAGCTCCAGCTGTTCGTGGTCGAGCGCCCCGTCCATGATCGCGGCCCGATCCGGCATTTCTGTAAGTCTATCGCCCTGTCGCCTGCCGTGAGTGAGATCAGCCGGCCAGTCTTTGGGCCTTGTTTCAGCGTTGACGGCTTCAAGTCCGGCCGGCTTCCCGTGCAAAGGTGTCGCGAAATGTTCCGTACGTATGCGCGACGCCGAAACTTCCGGTTCGAAGTAACCGGTGACGAAGCCGGAAGACCTGACACGGTAGGGTGTGAACCTGCTTTCCAGGAAACGCCTCGCGTCTTCGGCTGTCCGGATGGGTGCTTCCTGCGCGGTTTTACAGAGCTTCGCTACACCGGATGGTCCGTAGCCGAGCGCGCCGGACAGAACGTCTGAGCTGGAAAGACCGCAAAACCGAAGGAATGCATTCAGGGCGCCGAGCTGATCGTCTTCGGGCCAGCCGGAGAGTTCAGCATAATCGGTTTTTTGGAAGTGCTCCGGGACGACCGGGCTTTGCGGCATGGCCATTGCGGCTCCTGCAAAGAAAAGCGGCGCGGCCAGAACCGCGCCACTCAATCGGGTGGTAAACTGACGAAGGAACGGGCATGCCGTTCTCCGATCCGTCCGATGCATTGTCACTCGGCGGATTCGGTTGCAACCAGTTTCCAGTTCGGGTCACGCGTGTTGGTGTCGCGCGCGAAGGTCCAGATATCGACCACTTCCGAAACCTTCGCGGGGTCGCCATCGACAACCTCGCCGGCCTTGTCACGCGTGGCAGAAATAAGCTGGCTGTGGATTTTGACGGTGACCTGGGCGATCGAGCCTTTCAACGCCGCTTCGACGATTTCCGACTTGTCGATGCCGACAAACGTCGACTCAATCGTTTCGCCCCTCTTCTCACGGTCTTCAATGGCAGACACGAAGCCTTCGTAGACTTCCGGAGACAGAAGGTTGCTAAGCGCTTTCTTGTCGCCGTCAGCAAATGCCATCACGATCATTTCGTAGGCGGCCCTGGCGCCGCCGAGGAATTCCTCGGGTTCGAAACTGCGGTCGACAGAGAGGATCTGCTTCAGTGCGCTGTTGAGCGCGGACCCTTCCGGCGCAACTTTGTCGATCACCACGTCGCCGCCATGGGGCTGCTCCGCAACGGAATCCGTCGGCTGGTCTGTCTGGTTTGGAAGCGGGATCACATTGTCCTGTCCATTGGACTGCTCATTTGGCTGTTCAGGCTTGGAATAGGGATCGAACGGCGGTCGCTCATTGCCGGTTCGTTTGCCGAGGACGGATCTCAGTCTGAACAGAATAAACACTGCGAGCCCCATCAGGACGAGGTTTAGTGGGTCGAAAATTTCATTCATCTTACGTTCCGGCTACCCTTTGGAGGCAATTGAAGCCGCCTTTTGCATGTTCAGCTGCGTACTGTCCGCACTCGATATCTTTCACCTACTTATTTAGGGGGTTCTTGAACCAGCATCCAGACCCGAGGGCAAGAGTGAAATTTTTGCAATGATTATCTTTCCTGCATGCGCCTGCTCGCATTTTTGTGAGCGAATGTCTAGGTTATAGGTCAATACGCTAGTTATGACGAAACAGCTTATCAGACGATGGAGGTCCCGTGGGACTTTATATCATTGCTGCCATCATTTTGCTGCCCCTGATTGAAATCGCGGTTTTCATCTGGGTCGGCGGGCTGATCGGTGTTCTGCCGACGATTCTCCTGACTGTGATCACGGCGATGGCCGGCACGATCATGCTTCGCCAGCAGGGCCTGTCCTTGCTCATGCGCATGCAGAGCGAGCTGGACGCGGGGCGTGCGCCGGGCAACGAGGTGATGCAAGGCGCAATGATTGTTCTGGCAAGCATTTTTCTGCTCATACCGGGATTTGTGACCGACGCCGTCGGCCTGCTGCTCTTTGTTCCGCCGGTCCGCGCAGCGCTCGCGAACTTTATCATCGCCCGCTCGAACGTTGTGATCGTGCAGGGCGGGGCGGCCCGCAACCGGTCTGATGAGGGTGTTGTCGACCTTGATCAGGGCGACTGGTCGGAAAAGGAAGAGCATCCGTCTGAGGGAACAGGCGGCAGTGGTCAGCCGAGGATCAGTCCGTGGCAGGATGGCCCCAACGACGCAAAGCCCTGATCAAGCTCTTTCAGCTGCACCTTTGCGATCCGGATACGGCGACAAGCTCTTGGACGACAGACCATCTCGGAACTTTCCATTTCTATCCTTCATGACGGCAGAAGCGCCGATCTGGAATTTGCCGGGTCACTAAAACGTGACAGGGGCTGTATGCGTAATATTTACCAGTTGAGGTTAGGCCTGACGCTTATTCTGCGGCGAAAGCCGCCTGGAGCGGAAGGTGCGAACCATGAAGGCTGGGCGCGTTGACTGGGTCGATACGGCCAAGGGCATCTGCATCATTTTCGTTGTGATGATGCACTCGGTGCTGGGTGTCGAGGCCGCCGCCGGCGGAACGGGCTGGATGCATACCATCGTCGCGTTCGCCGCACCGTTCCGGATGCCGGATTTCTTCCTGATCTCCGGCCTGTTCCTCGCCAACGTCATCACACGCGACTGGAAGCTCTATCTCGACCGGAAGGTCGTTCATTTCGCCTATTTTTACGTTTTGTGGATGACGATCCAGTTTGCAGTGAAGGCACCTGTTTTCATGGGGGATCTCGGGGCTGCGGGCACGCTGGAATTCTATTTCCTCAGCTTCGTTCAGCCTTTTGGCACATTGTGGTTCATCTACATGCTGCCGGTCTTCTTCCTCGTCTGCAAACTGGCACATGATTGTCGCGTCCCCTGGCAGCTGATGCTGGCCGCCGGTGCACTTCTTCAGATCGCTCCGATCCATACCGGATGGCTGCTTGTCGACGAGTTCGCGTCGCGGTTCGTCTATTTCTACGCCGGCTACATTTTTGCCCCGCAGATTTTCAAGCTCGCCGACTGGGCACGCGAGCGTATCAATGTCAGTCTCGCCTACCTCATCGGCTGGGGGATCGTGAACGGCGGCCTTGTCTATCTCGGCTGGGCGCACCTGCCGGGGATCGCCCTGGCGCTCGGGGCGGCCGGTGCAGCGGCGATCATCCTGACCAGCGCGCTGATCGTCAAAGCCGGCCAGATGAATTTCCTGCGCCATTTCGGCGAGAATTCCATCGTCATCTATCTCGCGTTTTTCTTCCCGATGGGTGTCACGCGCGTCGTCCTCTTGAAGCTCGGTATTTTCGATACAGGCACGGCTTCCCTGATCGTGACCATCGTTGCCTGTGTCAGCCCGATGATCCTCTTCTGGATGATCCGCATGACCAATCTGGGCTGGTTCCTGTTCAAGCGGCCGGAATGGGCTTATCTCGGCGGCACGTTTGGCAGGAAAAACCAACCGCAGGCGGCTGAGTGACAAGTCGGCCAGGAGGTGTCTGAAGGCGTCTGAAGGCGTCTGGGGGCTTTTCTGGAAACGCGCCGAGGGGTAGGGTGCGTGACATCGGGGGAGTTCGGTCCTCCGGTCCCTGCCTCTTGTCGGACATTCAGAAAAATGAGCGAAATTGAAGCCAGCCTAGCACGCTTGGGAATCGAGCTGCCACCAGCCCCTCCTGCCCTTGGAAACTTTGCACCTTATCTTGTCGATGGGTCTTTGCTGTATATTTCGGGTCAGATCTCGGCAGACTTGCAAGGTAAGCCAATCACCGGGAAAGTTGGAAGTGAGCAAACCCTCGAGCATGGGTACGAAGCGGCACGCTATTGCGCTATCAACCTGCTTGCACGTGCAAAGGCGGCGCTTGGGGATCTCGAGCGCATAGAAAGGCTTATCAAGCTTGGCGCATTTGTGAATGCGACACCTGACTTTGCCCAACATCCCAAGGTGGTCAACGGTGCTTCGGATCTGATGACCGAGGTCTTGGGACGGAAAAAGGCAAATCACGTTCGCTTTGCGGTCGGCAGCAGCAGCCTGCCGTCCAATGCCAGCGTGGAAGTCGAAGCCGTCTTCCGTTTTCGTGAATAGCAGTCAAAGCCCGATCCGGGTTGTTGTCCTGCAACGGGTATAATTTAAATCTTCCCTCACTGACCTACTCGGGGCATGATCCGCGCCATGTCGACGCAAGATTCCTCCTCCGCCCTCACCGCTGACGACCACCTCATTCTGGTCGACGGTTCCACCTTCATTTTCCGCGCTTATCACGCATTGCCACCGCTGACGCGCAAACCTGACGGTCTCCCCGTGGGCGCCGTTTCCGGTTTCTGCAACATGCTCTGGAAGCTGCTGCAGGAAGGACTTACGCCGGAAGAGGGTGACGAACCGACGCATTTCGCGGTGATCTTTGATCACTCGTCGAAGACATTCCGGAACAGCATCTACTCCGATTACAAGGCGAACCGGCCCGAACCGCCGGAAGACCTTGTTCCGCAATTCGGTCTGATCCGCGAGGCGACGCGTGCGTTTTCCGTGCCGTGTATCGAGCAGGAAGGCTTTGAGGCCGACGACCTGATTGCCACCTATGCCCGCCAGGCTGCCGACATGGGTGCCCAGGTTACGATCGTCTCCGGCGACAAGGACCTGATGCAGCTGATCGGGCCCAGGGTCGGCATGATCGATACGATGAAAAACAAGGTTTTCGGCGAGCCGGAAGTCTTTGAAAAATTCGGTGTCGGCCCGGACAAGGTGATCGAGGTGCAGTCGCTCGCCGGGGACAGCGTCGACAATGTCCCGGGCGTTCCGGGGATCGGATTGAAAACCGCAGCGCTTCTGATCAATGAGTTTGGAGACCTTGAAGCGCTCCTTGCTCAGGCCGAAACCATCAAGCAGAAGAAGCGCCGCGAAAACCTCATTGAATTTGCCGATCAGGCACGCGTGTCGAAAGAGCTGGTTACGCTCAAGCAGGACGTGCCGGTTGAAGTCCCGGTCGCGCATCTGACAGTGACCGAGGTTGACGGTCCTAAGGCGGTCGGGTTCCTGAAGGCGATGGGTTTCAGCACGCTGACCAAGCGTGTTGCGGAAGAGACCGGGGCAGAACTCACTGCTGTCGAACCTACCGAGTTCCAGGTGCCGGGTTGGGACGTTCCCGATCAGAAGGGCCGCATGGTTGAGCGTGCAGAAGCGTCGACCGGTTCGACATCTGCGGCGGGGGACATCGCTGGCGCTGAGGGCATGATGGTGCCGCAGACCGTTGCCGATGCGCGCGTCGAAAGCGTCAAGGCAATCCCGATTGATTCAGACGCCTATGAGACGGTGACGACCGTCGAACGCCTGAAGGAATGGTGCGATGCGGCCTTCGAGAAGGGTTATGTCGCCTTCGACACCGAAACCACATCGCTTGATGCCATGCAGGCCGATCTCGTCGGCCTGTCACTTTCGTGCGAGCCGGGCAAGGCCTGCTATGTACCGCTCGCGCATGTGGATGGCGAAGGTGATCTTCTTGGCGGCGGCGGTTTGCTGCCGGACCAGATCCCGCTGAAAGAGGCTCTGGAGGTCCTGAAGTCGATGCTGGAGGACAGGGCCGTCCTGAAGATCGCACAAAACCTCAAATACGACTGGCTGGTGATGACACGCTACGGCATCGACATCGGCCCCTACGACGACACCATGCAGCTTTCCTATACCGTTGATGCGGGCAAGGGTGGCAACGGCATGGACGAGCTGTCCGAACGCTGGCTCGGTCACAAGCCGATTCCGTTCAAGGAAGTCTGCGGATCCGGCAAGTCGATGATCACCTTCGACAAGGTTCCGATCGACAAGGCAACCGCATATGCGGCCGAGGATGCGGACGTCACATTGCGCCTTTGGCTGATTCTGAAGCCACGGCTTGCCAGCGACCGGATGGCGACCGTTTATGAGACGCTGGAACGGCCGATGGTGCCTGTATTGGCGCGCATGGAAAAACGCGGCATTTCGGTCGACCGGCAGATGCTATCGCGGCTCTCGGGCGACTTCGCGCAAGGCATGGCGGGGCTGGAATCGGAAATTTACGAGCTGGCCGGCGAAAACTTCAATATCGGCTCGCCCAAGCAGCTTGGCGACATCCTCTTCGGCAAGATGGGATTGCCCGGCGGCAAGAAAACCAAGACAGGCGCCTGGTCGACGTCAGCTCAGGTTTTGGAGGATCTGGCAGCGGAAGGTCATGAATTGCCGTCGAAGATCGTTGCCTGGCGCCAGCTCTCCAAGCTGAAATCCACCTACTCGGACGCGCTGCCCGGTTACGTCAATCCGGAAACGGGCCGTGTTCACACGTCTTATGCGCTCGCGGCGACAACGACAGGGCGCTTGTCGTCTTCCGAACCGAACCTTCAGAACATTCCGGTCAGGACCGAGGAAGGCCGCAAGATCCGCCAGGCATTCGTGTCTACCAAGGGCCACAAGCTTGTTTCCGCCGACTACAGCCAGATCGAATTGCGGGTGCTTGCGCACATGGCCGATATCCCGCAGCTGAAAAAGGCATTCGAAGACGGGCTCGACATTCATGCCATGACGGCAAGCGAAATGTTCGGAACGCCGATAGAAGGCATGGATCCGATGGTCCGCCGCCAGGCCAAGGCCATCAATTTCGGCATCATCTACGGCATTTCAGCCTTCGGCCTTGCCAATCAGCTCGGGATTTCGCGCGGCGAAGCCGGCGATTACATCAAGACTTATTTCGAGCGCTTCCCGGGCATTCGTGACTATATGGAAGCGACAAAGAAGCAGGTCCATGCGGACGGCTACGTCAACACGATCTTCGGCCGAAAGGCGCATTATCCGGACGTGAACACCAAGAACCCGAACATGCGCTCCTTCTATGAGCGTGCGGCCATCAATGCGCCGATCCAGGGATCGGCGGCCGATATCCTGCGCCGCGCCATGGTGCGCATGGAAGACAGGCTGGCAGACGCAAAACTCGATGCTCAGATGCTGCTTCAGGTGCACGACGAACTGATCTTCGAAGTGCCCGATGCCCAGGTGGATGACACTCTGCCGGTGATCCGTGACGTGATGGAAAACGCCTGCGATCCTGTGCTGAAACTGTCCGTTCCGCTGAAAGTGGATGCCCGGGCCGCTGACAACTGGGACGAGGCGCACTAGAGAAAGCGCCAGCTCTCACATGCACGCGCCGCCCCGGACCTGATCCGGGGCCAAGGCCATCCTTGCAAGCTAAGGGCTTGGAAAGGTGTCATCCCGGTTTGGCGCGTAGCGTCAAGACCGGGATCCAGTACCTCTGTGTGCACTAGGCTAAAGGACATGCGTTTACTGGATTCCTGGCTGCGCAGGAATGACAAGAAAAAGACTGTTGCGAACTCTCGGAGCGGCGCGATCGGAGATCACCCAAGCCTTAAACTCCAACGCGTCCAGGTTCCGGGTCAGGCCCGGGACAGCGCAGGGTCAAAGGTCAAACCATTGCCATCACCCGGGACGGCCCGCCGGTGCCGCCCTGGAATTTCGGTGCCCCGACGATCAGAGTTGCCCCCTTTGCCGGAAGCGCATCGAGATTGGCGATGCATTCGATGCCCCAGCGGTTGCTCGGCAACCATGCGTAATGGACCGCGAAATCAGGCGACGGGCCGAAATCGAGGGACAGCGTGTCGACGGCAAGACCGACAACATTGGCCTCTTCCATCAGCATTTGCGCGGCTTCCAGATGGAAGCCCGGGAAATGCATCACCCCGTTTTCATCGGCATTGCGGAACTTGTCGGTTGGAACCTGAATGTCCCAGCCGGAATTCATGGCCACGCAAGCGCCGTCTGGAATCTCGCCATTGGCGGAAATCCAAGCCTTGAGGTCGTCCGGCGTGACCTGAGCGTCGTCGTTCTCGGTCGCTTTTGACTTGATGTCCACGATGCAAAGCGGCGCGACGAGGTTTTCGACCGGGATTTCCGCGACGGACTGCCCGTCTTCGGAAAAGTGCAGCGGCGCGTCCATGTGCGTGCCGGTGTGCTCGTTGATGGTCAGGTTGTAGAGATTGAATCCGTCCTTGGCGAAATCGAAGATCTTTTCCTTGAAGAATTGCTGTTCACCGCCATAGGTCGGAAAGGTCTCGTAAAGCTCATGAGTCATGTCCGTGACCTGCGCTGGCGCTTGCGCCATGGCGGGCATTGCACCGGTCGTGGCCACGGCCGCCGCCGCAACGCCGGCGCTCACAGCGGATGCCCTGAAAAAGTCCCGCCGCGACAACATGCGGTTTTTCACGGAATTGATGACGCACAAATCACACATGACAGATCCTTCCGACAGTTAACCGGGGGAATGCTGCATGCTTCTAGGTAATTTTGCCAGTCAACAATTCTTTCATTGTTGTGCCGGCAAGGGACGCGCTGCACTGAACTGCGCTGCTTTCGGCCTCAGACGACCCGCAAATCCGGCTGGTTTTTGCCCGCCAGTGCCGAGCGCGGCGCAATGGCGTTGCGCAAAAGCTCGCTCAAATGCTCTTCCAGATAATCGACGATCGGCGACTGCGCTTTGGAAGGCGTGTAAATGGCGAGTTGCGTTGCCGGAAGCGTTGGAAACCCGTCCTGGTCCTTCAGGAGCTTGAAGCCTTCCAGTATGGCGCCGGACGGCAGGCAGCAGATACCTGCGCCAGACGTAACGGCCACCTGGGCCGCAGCGACGCTTGTCGTCGTGATCCGCTCGTACCACTGGCGACCAGCACTTGCGAGCGCGCGGAACGCCAGTTCGCGGAAGGGGCAGGGTTCGGGAAACAGGATCAGTGGCAGGGGATCGCTCAGCGTGCAGGCATCGCTGACTGCCCAATGCAATTGTTCCTCGACAACGCCTGCCGGTTCGGGCTTCGCCGGGGTGACGAGGGCGATCGCGAGATTGATCTCGTTGGCCGACAGCATGTCATGCAATGTGGCGCTGTCCGCGACCGTCATTTCAAGTTTGACGTTCGGGTGAATGCGCACGAAGTTGCAGAAGATGGATTGCAGCTGGCCTGTTGCGAACCACTCGGGCAGACCGACATGAACCGTGCCGGTCAATTCCGGTGCGGACAGCCGCAACCGGGCTTCTTCATGCGATTTCAGGATTTCCGTCGCATGCTGATAGAGGATGCGTCCGGCAGGCGTCAGGTTCATGGTGCGCGCGGTGCGTTCTATCAGCGGTTTGCCAACCCGCTCTTCAAGGCGGCGAAGCTGCGTGCTGACGCAGGGTTGCGTGCGGTTAAGCTTGCCGCCTGCATGCGTAACATTACCGGCTTCAGCAACGGCAACGAAGGCTTCGAGTAACTCGATATTGAAACGGCCGATGGTCATAGTGCGTCATCCCGCCTGTGTCCTGGTCCGGGCTGCGTCCCGGCCGGCATCTCCTCTTGGGCCGGAGCATAACGTTCTATTATGAAGTTCTTCAATTATAAATTTTATGTATGGGTAAAAATCCCGTAATTCGGGAACTCCTCTCATCAAAACGGGTATCCGTCATGACTCTCGCGTTCAAAGTCGACAAGCCTGATCTCGATGTGGCGACATCGCCCGCCTCGTCGCTGCAATCCAGGGTGCATTGGGCCATTGCCTCCCATACCGAGTTCAGCCTTGATCGGATCGTTACGCAGGATAATCGCGTCAAATATACGAATACCGGGAAAGAGACGCAGACAACGGGACATCTGGACGAGGTGTTCCAGCTGATGCGCCAGCTGAACGAGGCCGGGGTCGAATCGGATACGCTCGGACGCTTAAGCGAAGACGGCACGTCCTTCAAGGATGCGCTGTGCCGCAGTTGCGCCCAGATCGCATCGGAATTCGGCGGAAAACCCCTCATTTACGTCGAACTTGGGCCGGAACCGACCAAGACCCGTTTCATCTTGAAAACACTGCGCAGTCTGGGCGTTGTGATCGACCGCTATGTCGCTGTCGACATCAACCCGATGTCGGTCGCTCATATGCGCCAGTCGCTGCAAGCCGGTTTCCCGGATCTTCCGCTTCACTTCGTGACGTGTTCCTTCGAGGAATTCCGGCTGAGCAACGTGCTTGAGGATGGAGCGCCAGCGGCCGTCATCACGATGCTGGGCTTCCAGGAAGGAAACGACGACCCGTTCGTCGTCAATGAATGGCTGCGCGATATCGCAAGGCCCGGAGATCTGCTCCTGTCCGAAAGTCAGCTGTATACGCCGAGGCACTTGGGACGTATTCCATATTTTTATGCCCATCCTGCCATGCGCCGATTTTCCAGGATCGCCTTTGAGCAATCAGTCGACAGTACCGTTCCGACGCTCAATCGCTTTTTTCTGCTGCCGGTGCCGTTCCGCGAGAACGAAACGACGCATGTCGCCGTCCTGGGAGAGGAGTTTTCAAGCACAATCAATGGAAGAAACTTGCACGTTTCCAACTTCTGCCTGAAACTCACGCATTCACAATATCGTCATTACAGAGAGCATGGCGGATATTTCGAGATTACCGGCGAGACCTTTACCGATGACGAGACACTTCACTTCCAGCTCTCCCGCCGGGTATGAAAATGTGATGCGAGCCCGTGGCCTGACGGCGGCGGGACTGGCAATCGTCGCCGCGACATATGGACTGGCCAGATACTGTTTTGGTCTGTTCCTCCCGGAGTTCCGGCAGGAATTCGGCCTGTCCACCGAAACGATCGGCCTGATCGCGGGCTTGTCCTATGCAGGCTACCTGATGGCGACGTTTCTCGGATCCGGATTGTCGACTTGGTTCGGACCACGCCTTCCTATCCTGCTGGGTGGTCTTGCCGCCGCATCTGGTATGGCGACGATTGCGATTGCGCCGGATGCCTGGACCCTGGCTTTCGGTGTCTT
Encoded proteins:
- a CDS encoding L-histidine N(alpha)-methyltransferase; the encoded protein is MTLAFKVDKPDLDVATSPASSLQSRVHWAIASHTEFSLDRIVTQDNRVKYTNTGKETQTTGHLDEVFQLMRQLNEAGVESDTLGRLSEDGTSFKDALCRSCAQIASEFGGKPLIYVELGPEPTKTRFILKTLRSLGVVIDRYVAVDINPMSVAHMRQSLQAGFPDLPLHFVTCSFEEFRLSNVLEDGAPAAVITMLGFQEGNDDPFVVNEWLRDIARPGDLLLSESQLYTPRHLGRIPYFYAHPAMRRFSRIAFEQSVDSTVPTLNRFFLLPVPFRENETTHVAVLGEEFSSTINGRNLHVSNFCLKLTHSQYRHYREHGGYFEITGETFTDDETLHFQLSRRV